gattttatttattatttcagttagctttcaatttacggagttagttggaggcatgttccttcaactccctattcagacagtacttagaggctttcagattttagattcagctttcagttgttttgggtattcgttaccccatatggatgttattgtttatcagatattctagtcagttgaaccttatggcctattgtttatgttttttcttattttacacatatattatgtagtccacaggtatagatattagtcatgggttagcttgcggtccttcggggtcataagcaccgtgtagcgtttcggTTTAGtaaatcggggcattacagtagTGGTGTTATTTTTTGGAAGTCTAAAAAGCAAACTATAATTGTTAACTCTATTATGGAGGCTGAACTAATTGCTTTAACTTCAGCTAGTGAGAAACTGAATTAgttgagagatttgttatttcaaataccttattttgaaaaatcaactcCTCATATTTTAATTGATTGTGAAAGCACCGCAGcaattggtagagttcaaaaTCGTTATTACAATGGTAAATCTATACCTATAAGGAGAAAACACAGTAATATGAGATCATATTTGGCAAATGATATCATTAatattgattatgtcaaatcttgtgataatcttgcagatccATTAACTAAGGTCTTAGCAAGAGAAAAGGTCTGAAGCACATCGAGGGGGATGGCATTGaagcctattgaatcttgagtcataTGTGAGGAAACCCAACCCGGAAACTAGAGATCCAATAACCAGgttcaatgaaaaaaatgaatcacATGATGACTTATTGTGAAAAATGCATTACTTTTTTTATCCCTCCCTATGGTGTGAATGCATTTTTCAGTAATGATTGGGAGGTTGAGTTTAAAAGATTCTTAATAAAAATCTGTAACTCATATGAATGGGATGATAAAAGTACAGGAGATCTCTCGACatatttcacctatgtgagtgtggaggtaGGCCGTTTCCTATGAGAATTAGGCTCATTCTCAAAGACACTCATGAAAAACCGGGATAGCACAAGACAGTAATGTGTTGACTATAAAGAtcatgtcaacaccttgactattatgtgtaagcaACAACTTTTGTATTTCCCTTAaacagtcatagttcaagtctgcgaccactacgactctggagtaaaaattaatgttttactAAGTGAAGattcaatgcagagcacaccttcattatgcatggtaGTCTTCCTTCACTAGTAGACtctcttattaatattaaaatgagtgggggattgatattgttttagcattttaatattattattatttaatattattataatgcatgatttttgaAAGCTATGCAACATTATAGTGCATTACTGTTGCTGTTACATTTCATGATTGTTACCTTCATTACTAATGCCATTATTTGGCATGTCACACATACTAATGCCATTATTTGGCATGTCACACATGATGCATGGCTGTTATGTCAACCACCAATCTGACTTTTCAGTGTCCTAACTCCCATTCTTTTGTAACTTTTGAGCCATTAAACACATGTAACTTTTGAGCCATTAAACACAATTGGTTAGTAGTTACATGTAACTTCTATTCTTTGTTCCTCTATTATCCTATTCTTTTATGTGTTGCAACCTTTGTAACTCTTGTACCTTCTATGCCATTCATCTACCACGTTTATCTTCCTATTCATTGCATGAAAGATTTTTCACCTATAAATAAAGGTAGTCTTGCATGCATGTTTATACAAGCACAAGATAATAGAGAGTTCATAAAAGATggtaaaaaaaagagtttattagttgaaggggaGGTGtcctttttgtggagctttgaactcaactcttgtccagagttgttgagttgttctttgagaaaaggttgttgtatcctggaggggacaagtcaaaaAGATTACTGCTGGACCGGTGAAACAATTTGCTGTAGTGGGCTTAAATCTCCTTACGGAGAGCGAGTTATCCGCTCCTCAGTCATAGAAgaagataacttttatttttcttcacttataatttttcaaatgtaatattattatattttcacCACAATCTGCATTTTCTCTGTTTCTTTATGtgacaaaataaaatcaaatataaaggTGTAATGAGATTTTAAAAAATGCATGGTTAAAGAAGAtgcaaaataattaaaaagaaaagcgAAACTACTTTAAACATTTTATTTATACTACTATCTACTATACAATATATTTCCCTCtccacttttctttcatttttggcATAATTTTACTCaccaaaaacttttttttttacttaaaaagttaacttttcaaaaaaaaaaagttcctgTCAAAGGCAATTTACAAAAGTTAACATTTTATTTTCTAATGTCTATAATACTATTTGCATATGCTATTTGACTTAGCACGTAGATAGTGAGCAATGGTGTTTATAAAAGCATTGAAAACAGAGCAATTGTAAACTCAAACAAAAGAAGGTTAACTCTTACAACATTTTATACCTTAACAACAACTATGAACGGAGACCTGCACTCAGCCTCATTGGACCAAAAAATCATCTGATTTTTTGAAGAACTAACTTAGCAAAATCTATGGAGagtttttctaaaagaaaaattaatggaaaatcGTTCATTGATATCATAAAGATAGAGACTAAGGATGATGAATCCTAGATAACATTTGAAGCTGTGTTTGGGAGACATTATCGGGTCAGGTCAAACCGAGTTGGGTTAATTACAGGGTcgggcccggcccacttgacacccttaagTTGGATCAATAATTAGCTTTTCCTAAACAaggttttctctctttttttttttttcttgtcccaAATTTGCTAACTTAATATTCAGtaccttttcttttattctcCTATTTAACTTGCtggtattatttaattttattaatttttatatatttaactttaGTAACTATTGTATTCTCTGATTAATTAGAAAAGGTTTATTTAATTCtgtaaaaatatttcatattgCTGCTATAATTTTTAACTGTTCAGAACTACGTAAATGTTATTTCtgtattattcttaatttttaatactattattttgatgataaatccgtaattttattattggGTTTTAAGAGATTTCATAGCTGTCGTCTCGAAAATTGTGGCACTGGAATTTTATCCTACCTCTGCTTAGGCTTATATCTAATTAATAGTTGCAGGTGGAGTTCCGAATTCACGTGAATCCATGTTTCCTCTCTAAAAGGATCATATACATACTTTTGATATCTAATAGTGCAACCAATAATCAACAGACTTACTAGTCTCTAATTCTATACATATTTTAGCTATCTAAAAGTTCTCTTGATGAAGACGAAGGTGGAAAGAAAGTCATCTATGGAAGAAGCGAAGTTGAGAAAGCTAGGACGTGGTCCTTCGAAAGCTCCTAACGTTCAAGAACTGGCAAAACAACAACTAGCAACCATTCCGCCGCAGTATATTCAAGATAATCTAGAAAAGACATCATATTATAATTCTTCCATGTTATTGCCTCAGATTCCAGTGATTGACATGGAACAACTGTTGCATGGTCATGATCATGATTCAGAGCTTGACAGACTTCATTTTGCTTGCAAAGAATGGGGATTTTTCCAGGTACTCCCAATTTAACGTCACATTTTACTTTTTAGTTATccgaaaaataataatactaatgtaTGTCACATTAACGGTACTCTTAATGTGTCGATCTCTTGCATGCAGGTAGTGAATCGTGGGGTGAGTATATCgttgatggagaaagtgaagtcAGAAATTCAAGCATTTTTCGATCTACCattggaagagaagaagaagtttgAGCAACAAGAAGGGAGTATTGAAGGATTTGGTCACGACTTTGTTTTTTCTGAAGAGCAAAAGTTAGACTGGATTGACTTGTTTTACATAANNNNNNNNNNNNNNNNNNNNNNNNNNNNNNNNNNNNNNNNNNNNNNNNNNNNNNNNNNNNNNNNNNNNNNNNNNNNNNNNNNNNNNNNNNNNNNNNNNNNNNNNNNNNNNNNNNNNNNNNNNNNNNNNNNNNNNNNNNNNNNNNNNNNNNNNNNNNNNNNNNNNNNNNNNNNNNNNNNNNNNNNNNNNNNNNNNNNNNNNNNNNNNNNNNNNNNNNNNNNNNNNNNNNNNNNNNNNNNNNNNNNNNNNNNNNNNNNNNNNNNNNNNNNNNNNNNNNNNNNNNNNNNNNNNNNNNNNNNNNNNNNNNNNNNNNNNNNNNNNNNNNNNNNNNNNNNNNNNNNNNNNNNNNNNNNNNNNNNNNNNNNNNNNNNNNNNNNNNNNNNNNNNNNNNNNNNNNNNNNNNNNNNNNNNNNNNNNNNNNNNNNNNNNNNNNNNNNNNNNNNNNNNNNNNNNNNNNNNNNNNNNNNNNNNNNNNNNNNNNNNNNNNNNNNNNNNNNNNNNNNNNNNNNNNNNNNNNNNNNNNNNNNNNNNNNNNNNNNNNNNNNNNNNNNNNNNNNNNNNNNNNNNNNNNNNNNNNNNNNNNNNNNNNNNNNNNNNNNNNNNNNNNNNNNNNNNNNNNNNNNNNNNNNNNNNNNNNNNNNNNNNNNNNNNNNNNNNNNNNNNNNNNNNNNNNNNNNNNNNNNNNNNNNNNNNNNNNNNNNNNNNNNNNNNNNNNNNNNNNNNNNNNNNNNNNNNNNNNNNNNNNNNNNNNNNNNNNNNNNNNNNNNNNNNNNNNNNNNNNNNNNNNNNNNNNNNNNNNNNNNNNNNNNNNNNNNNNNNNNNNNNNNNNNNNNNNNNNNNNNNNNNNNNNNNNNNNNNNNNNNNNNNNNNNNNNNNNNNNNNNNNNNNNNNNNNNNNNNNNNNNNNNNNNNNNNNNNNNNNNNNNNNNNNNNNNNNNNNNNNNNNNNNNNNNNNNNNNNNNNNNNNNNNNNNNNNNNNNNNNNNNNNNNNNNNNNNNNNNNNNNNNNNNNNNNNNNNNNNNNNNNNNNNNNNNNNNNNNNNNNNNNNNNNNNNNNNNNNNNNNNNNNNNNNNNNNNNNNNNNNNNNNNNNNNNNNNNNNNNNNNNNNNNNNNNNNNNNNNNNNNNNNNNNNNNNNNNNNNNNNNNNNNNNNNNNNNNNNNNNNNNNNNNNNNNNNNNNNNNNNNNNNNNNNNNNNNNNNNNNNNNNNNNNNNNNNNNNNNNNNNNNNNNNNNNNNNNNNNNNNNNNNNNNNNNNNNNNNNNNNNNNNNNNNNNNNNNNNNNNNNNNNNNNNNNNNNNNNNNNNNNNNNNNNNNNNNNNNNNNNNNNNNNNNNNNNNNNNNNNNNNNNNNNNNNNNNNNNNNNNNNNNNNNNNNNNNNNNNNNNNNNNNNNNNNNNNNNNNNNNNNNNNNNNNNNNNNNNNNNNNNNNNNNNNNNNNNNNNNNNNNNNNNNNNNNNNNNNNNNNNNNNNNNNNNNNNNNNNNNNNNNNNNNNNNNNNNNNNNNNNNNNNNNNNNNNNNNNNNNNNNNNNNNNNNNNNNNNNNNNNNNNNNNNNNNNNNNNNNNNNNNNNNNNNNNNNNNNNNNNNNNNNNNNNNNNNNNNNNNNNNNNNNNNNNNNNNNNNNNNNNNNNNNNNNNNNNNNNNNNNNNNNNNNNNNNNNNNNNNNNNNNNNNNNNNNNNNNNNNNNNNNNNNNNNNNNNNNNNNNNNNNNNNNNNNNNNNNNNNNNNNNNNNNNNNNNNNNNNNNNNNNNNNNNNNNNNNNNNNNNNNNNNNNNNNNNNNNNNNNNNNNNNNNNNNNNNNNNNNNNNNNNNNNNNNNNNNNNNNNNNNNNNNNNNNNNNNNNNNNNNNNNNNNNNNNNNNNNNNNNNNNNNNNNNNNNNNNNNNNNNNNNNNNNNNNNNNNNNNNNNNNNNNNNNNNNNNNNNNNNNNNNNNNNNNNNNNNNNNNNNNNNNNNNNNN
The genomic region above belongs to Capsicum annuum cultivar UCD-10X-F1 unplaced genomic scaffold, UCD10Xv1.1 ctg81729, whole genome shotgun sequence and contains:
- the LOC107845091 gene encoding protein SRG1-like, whose product is MKTKVERKSSMEEAKLRKLGRGPSKAPNVQELAKQQLATIPPQYIQDNLEKTSYYNSSMLLPQIPVIDMEQLLHGHDHDSELDRLHFACKEWGFFQVVNRGVSISLMEKVKSEIQAFFDLPLEEKKKFEQQEGSIEGFGHDFVFSEEQKLDWIDLFYMDTLEAHSQEFKNLAISILNQMAKALKMDEKEMRDLYTDGMQLLRMNYYPPCPEPDRTYGLNPHSNTDALTILMHLNETEGLQVRKDNTWVPVKSLPNALIVNIGDMME